A stretch of DNA from Halorubrum sp. BOL3-1:
TCGCTCGGCGGGTACTGAAAGTCGGCGGGCGGGAGGTCGGCGTAGTCGCGCAGCGCCTCGCGGAGCGCGGCGGGCGGCTCCCAGTCGGGGTTGCCGCTCACCATGTCGATGACGTCGCCGTCGGCGGCCGCGGCGTACTCCATCACGTGGAAGAACTTCGGCTCCTCGTACTCCATACGGCCGGGTCGGACGCGGTCGCCGTGGCTCTTTCGACCCGGCGGGTCGGGATCGGTGGCCGGCGGCGGGACGAGAACGGTCGCGGGTGCGATCCGGTGGTTTGACCTGCCGTCCCGCGCAGGGGAGGGCATGAACAAACGCGGCCACGTCCTCAACGCCCTCTTGCTCGCACTCGGACTCGGATTCGTCCTCGAACCGGGGCTCAACGCGGCGACGGTAGAGATGATCGCGCAGGTCACTGTTCCCCTCGTGTTGGGGGCGCTGTTCCCCGACGTCGACACCGCCTTCGGACGCCACCGGAAGACGCTCCACAGCCTCCCGGTGCTCGCGGTGTTCTTAGCGTACCCGATCGTCTTCGGCAACCTCCAGTACGTGTGGATCGGCGTGTTGACGCACTACGTTCTCGACGTGGTCGGGAGCCGACGCGGGATCGCGCTGTTCCACCCGCTCTCCGACGAGGAGTACTCGCTGCCGACGGGCGTGACGACGAGCAGCAAGTACGCGGACCTGGTCACCGTGATCATCACCGCGGTCGAGATCGCCGCGCTCTGGGCGGTCCACACCTACGTCGTCAACCTCAACCTCGACCTCTCGGCGGCCACGCGGGCGGTCTCGGAGGCCGCGGCCGGGTTCGGATTATAATGCGGCACAGTCAACGCGGGGAGTTGCTTGGAGTCCGCGACGGATCGGAACTTAACAGATATATCCGACACGCGTGTACGCTTCCGTAACATGAACTTCTGTGACGAGTGTGGTTCGATGATGCACACGGAGGGCGACGCGTGGGTGTGTCGCTCCTGTGAGAACGAGGAGCCGCGGGACTCGCAGGCGGAAGCGGCGATGGCGACTCGGGACGGACAGCGGGACGACGGGGCGCCCGCCGTGGCCGACGCGACCCGGGGTTCCACCGAGACGACGCAGGAGCCCTGTCCGGCGGACGACTGCGACAGCGACCGGGCCCGCTACGAGATGCTGCCGAAGCCGGGAGGCTCCTACGAGGTTCGGCTGTTCACCTGCGTCGAGTGCGGCCACAAGTGGCGCGATTCCTGACGGCGTCTCTCGCGAGTCCCGCCGCTTAGCCGACGTGTCCGGCGTAAAAAGAGGTCCCGTGCCGTATGGAACTGCTGTGTTCGGTACGACCGCGTGAGATCACTGGTCTACTTGCCTGTTGAAATTCTATTTTTCAGAGATATTTTCGCCTGAAACAGCCGGTCGATAGAGACTGCGAGTTGACCGCTAAGGTTCCTACCAGTTTCGGATGACGTTCAGAGCGCAGTACAAGGTACAACGCGCGAGTCTTGTACCGTGGCATCCCAACGGACTGGCAGAGCAGTCATCGAACGCGCTCTGGTGTTCTGGCGAAACGATTTTATATTATTTTTATATTTTGGATAGTAGCCAAAACGTATACGTCCTGAAACTATAGATAAGCCGTGAATCAAATTAACGTTGCTGACGCAGCGGATCAGTTGGCTGAGGACGGAGAGATGGAAACTGAACTAATGCGTGAGGTATCGTTCAGTCTCCAAGTGATGCGGTTTGAACCGGGTGACGAGGATCAGATGCACGCTCACGCTGAAGAAGAAATTTATATCATTAATACAGGCGAAGCGACGCTCGTAACCGAGGACGAGTCGGTTGAGGTTGCACCGGGTGACGTTGTCCACCTCGGGTCCGGGACGGACCACCAGTTTACCGACTTCAACGACGAGTTCGCCGTTACGGTGGTGTACGCGCCTGCTGAGGGGTCTCAGGCAGTATAAGAATCGGCCGCATCCGACAGCAGGAGACTCCCCAACTTTGTCTCTGCCTACCCCTTCCGCCTCAACATATGACTGACGGCCAGTCCGACTCATTTGACGGACCGAACTCGATTGCTGGTTACATCCTCTATATCTATCACGGGTTACCTACTATTTATTTGATAATTCACGATCTTCTGCGAGAAGTGGTTCAGTATTGAGCGATCGAGGGAGGAAAACTAACAGCTTATGAATATTTCAACGGGGCCGTCTACTCGTAGACCCTCACGTCGTCGAACCGGCCCTCGTAGGCGACG
This window harbors:
- a CDS encoding metal-dependent hydrolase, with the protein product MNKRGHVLNALLLALGLGFVLEPGLNAATVEMIAQVTVPLVLGALFPDVDTAFGRHRKTLHSLPVLAVFLAYPIVFGNLQYVWIGVLTHYVLDVVGSRRGIALFHPLSDEEYSLPTGVTTSSKYADLVTVIITAVEIAALWAVHTYVVNLNLDLSAATRAVSEAAAGFGL
- a CDS encoding RPA12/RPB9/RPC11 RNA polymerase family protein, whose translation is MNFCDECGSMMHTEGDAWVCRSCENEEPRDSQAEAAMATRDGQRDDGAPAVADATRGSTETTQEPCPADDCDSDRARYEMLPKPGGSYEVRLFTCVECGHKWRDS
- a CDS encoding cupin domain-containing protein, with the protein product MNQINVADAADQLAEDGEMETELMREVSFSLQVMRFEPGDEDQMHAHAEEEIYIINTGEATLVTEDESVEVAPGDVVHLGSGTDHQFTDFNDEFAVTVVYAPAEGSQAV